In the genome of Naumovozyma dairenensis CBS 421 chromosome 7, complete genome, the window CCCGAGCCTTACAGAAATTGGAGTCAGTCTAATTCGGACTCGAATTTTCTACAAGATGTCTTCGAGATTCACTATTAGCAAAATCCCTTTAACATTGTGTTTACGGAAAAATTGGAGACCCGTCTGTCCATATCCATCAAGCCCATTTGTCTATTACTATTCTGTGCATAGATGTATCTATTCTCTTATAGGTTTTGTATTACTCGTAGTTGATTCAACAATACTCAATACTTATAGTAAATCTCAACTTTAAAGGGTACAAGGGTGCCAGTCAGTTTTTTTAGACGTCTCTTCGAACACAAACTATAAAAACCCACCTACTTTActtgaaaaacaaaatcttGTTCCATCTCTTGCTCTAGTACATCTTACTTATAATCAATATTTCCTctataataacaataaactAACAAATTTAAAGCTTcctttacaaaataaacaagctagaaaataaaagctcaaaaaaagaattaaataacTCCTCCTACACCTTCAACAAACACAAAAATGTCAGACAAAGAACAAGCAAGTGGGATGACAGATTTAGAAAATCCAACTCTAAACCCAAACCACAATCTATCTCAAGACTCCCTAGGGAAAATTTACACAGGTGGTGAACATAATGAATACATCTACATTGGTCGTCAAAAATTCTTAAGAAATGAACTTTTCGAAGCTTTCGGTGGTACATTAAACCCAGGTTTAGCTCCTGCATCGACTCACAAGTTCGCTAATCCTGCTCCATTGGGGTTATCAGCTTTCGTTTTAACTACTTTTGTACTTTCCATGTTTAATGCAAGAGCTCAAAATATTAGAGTTCCAAACGTCATCGTCGGATTAGCTATGTTCTACGGTGGTCttgttcaattaattgCAGGTATTTGGGAAATCGCTTTGGAAAACACTTTTGGTGGAACAGCATTATG includes:
- the ADY2 gene encoding Ady2p (similar to Saccharomyces cerevisiae ADY2 (YCR010C) and ATO2 (YNR002C); ancestral locus Anc_1.425), which codes for MSDKEQASGMTDLENPTLNPNHNLSQDSLGKIYTGGEHNEYIYIGRQKFLRNELFEAFGGTLNPGLAPASTHKFANPAPLGLSAFVLTTFVLSMFNARAQNIRVPNVIVGLAMFYGGLVQLIAGIWEIALENTFGGTALCSYGGFWLSFGAIYIPWFGILDAYQGLETHDLGNALGFYLIGWSIFTFGLTLCTLKSTIAFFSLFFLLAITFLLLSIGEFTGKYGVTRAGGILGVIVAFIAWYNAYAGVATKQNSYLMAKPFALPTNDRVIF